CAGTAGCGGCCAGCGATCATGAATCCACTCGTACCCTGCAGGTGGTTCGGTCGTCACTACGTACACCCTTCTCTCCTCTCCTTCTCCGATCACTAGGCACTCGAGCGCGGCGCCCTCCGGAACGTCAAACCAGTGCGACACTCGATTCTTCTCGCCTGGCTGACCGTCTTTCTCCATGAAGCGCTGAACCATGGCGTAACCACGACGAGGTCTGTACTTCTCCCAAGTACCAGCATGAATTGAGCTGAGCCTTGCCCAACCACCCTGAGGGCCACTTCCTGGCTCCTCCTTCCTACGCCCCCAGTGAATCCAGTCGAGCTGCCTGCTCTCCTCTAACAGCACCGGGATGGCTGCCTTCGGGTTAGGGAAATAGATCCTCCAAGTCTTGTCTGCCTCTCGGGCTTCTACGCCGACACATGCTGATCTCCTCACACAACAAACCCGGCCTATTGCACTAGACTCACTTCGCCAGGACGGCATCCCCTTCGAATGGAGTTCGAAAATGCGCTACCTCAGATACCTCGCCATTTCTCTCGCCTCTTCACTGCTGACTGCCTATGCAGTGCTGTGGTTTATTGCCCCAGTCACCGCCGAGTCCGCTCACACGGTTGTACGCCCACCTCTAAAAGTAGAGCACCACGAAGGGCAACTGCTGATTTGGGGCAGCTGGGAAACCGAGACGGGATACGAGGCTCCAGGTACCAACGCAGTAGAGATACGTTGTTTTCAAACGACCGCACGATGCACTGAGGCGTACGCATCCATCCTTCATCACACCGAGGGCGAGGATCTCGAAGCCCAGGTATTCGACTACGCCGTTAAGACTTGGACGGACAGCCAAATACAGGCTGTGGCTGAGCACTGGATGGACTGTTTAGATCGGCGACTTATGGTAGATCTCGCTACTGGGCAAGCCCGCCTGGAGTGGAGCCCAGGTTCGGAGGCAGGCTGCGATGGGGACACTGGATCTGCCGTGCTGGTTGGGGATCCCCTTTAGCACGAGCCTTTACCTGCCCAGCTGATCTACAGTAAGTATCACTTTCCGACACTTTCTGTGTACCGATCAGCTATGACAGCGACCAATGCACCCAGCCGCCAGCCTATAAGGCGTCTCTACGATGGCCTTGCGTCAATGGCGACACCCGAGCGGTACCTCTTCACTCCAGTAGACATGCGAAGCCTGGTGCCGGAAATCTCAGCTGATGCCTATCGCGCCTTGCTCAGCCGGGCTTCGAGGGAAGGCAAGCTAGAACGTATTTGTCGCGGCCTCTATCTGTACGTACCGGTGAAAGCAAACCTCGGCTCCCTCCTCTTCCATGGAGCCGCACGGCTACGAGCTGACGAACTCAACTACATCAGCTTAGAGACAGCACTGAGCGATGCCGGAGTGATCTCGCAAGTTCCCATCAACTGGATCACCGTCATGTCGTCCGGGCGCTCAAACACAATCAGCTGTGGACGGTTCGGCACAATCGAGTTTGTTCACACGAAGAAAAAGCCTGCAGCCCTTGCCCCAGACCTCGACTACGACCAGCGCTGTCGGCTTTGGCGGGCGAAGCCAGCATTGGCGCTTCGGGACATGAAGGCAGCTAAAAGAAATCTCGATCTGGTTAACTGGGGCATCGCTGACGAGCTTGCATGAGATCTCTCACTGCAACACATTCAGCCTCCACTGAAGGCTAACGCCTGAGAGCGGCCAGGATCGGTCATCCAGTACCTATATAGTTAGCCCGGCTCAGGCCATGGTCGAATAGTTACTGCTGATGCAGACTAGCTAGGCCCATTTTGCGAGCCCAAGGACGAGTGATTTGAATATCAGACGTGAGATGACCGATGTAGAACTCTGCATCAATCTTGTACCGGAGGCGGGAGAGCACTACCGCCGTGCCTTGGACGTGATGTTTGCCTATCCGGACTATGCAAAGACCCAGTTTCGGATTGTGGTTGAGCATTTAACCTCGATGCTGGCCAAGCGCTTCCAAGTGGAAATCGACCAAGTTGCTCTATACGACGCAATCAACCAGTTGTTCGCAAGCCAAATTATCGACCATAGCCTGCGCTCTGATTTGCATGCCATACGCAAAGCTGGAAACGCAGTAGTCCACTCACAAGGAACCAGCACGCCAGGCTCAGTGGAGTCAGGTAGCAAGGAGGCTCATGGGGCAGGTGATTTGCAAGGCGCAGTTGATGCTCGGAAGACCCTGATCGGGATATTCGAGAGCGTGTTCCTACTGCTCAACAGAGGCGAGAAGTTACCGGCTATTACCACCGTAGAAGTCGGAGACTTTACCAGCCAGCAGAAACTCTGGAAGGCGGTCACGACCTTGGACTTTGAGGCAAAAATGGCTGCTGGCCTAATTCTCGAGGCCCAGTCGATGTCCCCGATAAACAGGAGCGCACTAATTATTGGCCACAGCGAAGAAGTGCATAAGAATACGACTGTCCGAATGGCCGCTGAGCTGTACTGGGCAGCCGCTGAAATAAGTGCAGGGCTCGATAGATTTCGTTCTAGCGAGATACATTTAAAGGGCGGGAAAGAGGCTTGCCTGTTTAAGCTGGCGAACACAGAAGCTCTATACCGATATGCCCAACTAACTTTTGATAAAAGTGAGGGTGAAGAGAGCCATCGCCTGGGTGTAAAGGCATTGGAAATTGCAGCAACGCGGGGATACCCATCAGCCTGTGCGCTGTACGGTGATCATCTGCGTCAGAAAGGGCAGTTCGAAGACGCCCTGGTAATGCTTGAGGCAGCTTTGTCTAAGGGAGAACTCACTGCTTACGCTGGGTTGGCCTTTCTGTATCTCGAAAAGGAATCGTCCCTCTACTCTCCAGAGAAGGCTGAGCAGTGTCTTAAAGATGGTATCGCTAGAGATTGCCACCACAGCGAATATCTGCTTGGCCGCTGGCTCTATGAAGGCAAAGAACTAAAAGAAGACAAGGCGCGGGGCCTTAAGCTCTTAGAGGCAGCTGCCGAAGACGGACATGGGTTGGCAAAAAACTATATCAATTTTTGCGTGGAAGACCGGCTAGCCAAGATGCTTCAGCAGCAGTTCCTGAATGCCCTTCCTTTCCTGGGGTCTAACGCCGATGCGCCAAAACAGGGTCGGAACGAACCTTGCTCTTGCGGCTCGGGGAAAAAATACAAGAAGTGCTGCGGGACATGATGGTACAGCCTTTCAGGTTTGCATTGATGCCCCCCTTGACAAGAGCGATTTAAGCGTTAGCTCAGCCCTATGCTCGATGGCCTCGGAGCGCTGTAGCGCCAACCGCCTATCACCAGCCCGATTGACCTTCGGATAGCCTTCGCAAATACTGTGTTTATATACAGTATTCTATAGGTATTCCGATGTCATCCCTTTCGATACTGGCCCGTGGCGAGCGCCTTCGTGAACGCCTGCTCACCGATGTGGCTACCGATCTACGTATCACAGGCTTCCAGTCCCCTGCCGAAGACGAGAAGGAAGAATGCCTGTCCCTCGACCGGCTCACCGGACTTGGCGCCCCACACATCTGGGGTGTCCAGGTGTTGGACGACAGCCTTATTGGCTTCGGTATTTTTCGCGGGGATCGACTGATCGTGAACCGAGCGGCTAGCCACATCGACGACATGCTCGTGGTCGTAGATCTTGGCGGTGATGGTTACCGAGTGCGGCTAGCTCAGCGCGATATGTTTGGCGGTCGATGGTTGAAGGCAGCCGACCCCATCATTCCCGACGTGCAACTGGATGGAGAAGAGATCATCGAAGTCTGGGGTGTTGTCTCCTGGGTGGTCAGTCGTGTGTCGCCATGACCAAATCACCTCGAGTGTTCGCGCTCATCGACTGCAACTCGTTCTACTGCAGCTGTGAGCGGATCTGCCAACCTGCGTTAAAGCGTCGGCCCGTAGTAGTGCTATCGAATAACGATCTGAGGGGTGGGAATCGTTAGTAAATCCTGTAGAGTCCGCGCCACCTTCTGAACCCCTCTGGAACAGCAGTTTCCAGGCTTCATAAGGCAATCCATTGGAAGTGTTTTAGGGCAGCGGCATGAGGCTGGTATTCGCAACAAAAGACCTAGCATTAGCAGGTCGATCCTTTGAAGGCTTTCCGTTGCTGATTGGGTCAGAGGGATGGCCAGTCGAGCCAGCTCAATCCTTCCTTTGGCACACGCTTATCGAGTCAGGTGAGGCCCTAAGCGATTTGACTTGGGAAGCCTATGGACGGCGTCTGTACGATTACTTTGCCTTCCTGGAAGCCAATGGATTGGGCTGGGACGAGGAAAGCCCGGCTCACGGTCTGAGTGCTCTGTCGAGGTACAGGGATTGGTCGAGCGGAGAATTAGCACTTGATCCCGGCACGGTGAACAATCGTCTGGCCTTGATCGTGAGGTTCTACCGATGGGCTAAGCAGCGCAACCTGATAACTGTGCTGCCCTTCGGTGAGAAAAGGGTAAGAGTTGCCCAACATTCCGGTCTTCTCAGTCATATCGCTCTGCCCGGAGCCGAGAGCACGAAAGTTTCGGTGATGGTTCGCGACCGAAAGCGCTTGACCAAATTCCTGACCAAGGATCAAGTCAAGGTATGCCTTGCCCTGGATACCGATCCAAGCCACCAGATATTGTTCCACCTCATGGTGCGTACCGGCCTTCGCTCCTGTGAAGCGAGGTCTTTTCCTCTCAAATATGTGTTCAACCCCAGGTTGAAGAAGGGACTGCGCCCAAGGCAAATGATCAGTGTTGCTCTTGATCCTTCAGACATGCATATCAAGTACGACCGGCCTAGAACTATCGACGTGCCATGGTCGTTGATGGAGAGCATGTGGTCTTACTCCCTTCACCAACGAGAGGTTCGTAAGTCCAATGGTGATGGACGTGTTACCGCGCTGCTGCTGACTAATGAAGGCAGGCATTATTCAAAAGATTCCGTAGTGGACGTTATGAAGTCCTATGAAAGAAAGTGCGGTTTCTATGTTCGGGCCCACATGCTACGCCACACCTATGGGACTTATACCTTGCTTGCTCTTCGAAAAAGCAAAGAGTTTGAAGGTGAGCCATTGTTGTATGTCCGAGATAGGCTGGGGCATTCAGATGTGCAAACAACTATGATCTATTTGCATCTCATAAACCAGCTTGAAGCCCAATCCGTCCTTGCTCACGAGGACGAAATTGACATGATGTTTATGACTGATTCGGTTTCGCGTATTTGAGGTAGCACCATTGGCTCGGCAAAAAAGCTACAAGGCGGTTATGCGGTCGGTTACAAAAGGATTCGAGGCTGTCGAAGATGATATCAAGATTGACCTGCCGAGAAACCCGAGAAACCACAGGCAACTCGATCATACGAAATATTTAGGCTTGGGCTTCGACGCTTGGGCAATTCAAAGTCTTCACGTTATCAAAGCTTTGCTACAAGGAGGAAACTTCTCAGTGACGACCTTGATTGGTTACTCTACGAACGGGCTGAGATTTTTTATAAATTTCTTGAGTGGAGGTTCGGTCAAGTCGCCACCTGCAACGCCAAACAGTCTTACCAAAAGCCACTTGGATCGATACGTCTCTTGGCTGAGGCTAAAATACCCTAACGGCTCGACAGCCAAGAATTACTATACTAGCTTCAAGTCGTTAGTTGTTGTTTTGGCTGAATATGGATTTATTGAAGTTAATCTTGACGATCTTTTGCCCCTCAATCCATTTCCTAATAATTCGCAGAGCACTAAAGATGCAGATCCGCTCACCTTGGGTGAAATGCAAAGGCTGATTGGCGCTTTGAAGTCAGATCTTATTGCCATCCATAAGGGTACATTCCTTGGAAATGGCGCGGAGGCGATGGCTGTATTGCTACTAATTACTGCGGCAAGGTCTGGAATCAATACTACGCCGCTCTTGGAGATGAAAAGGGATGCCCTACAGCCTCACCCATTTATTCCTAATCTCAGGTTGATTACTACCGTCAAACGTCGAGGTAAAGGCGCACAGAGCAAAACAATCCGTCAGACTAATCTGCTAGATGAGTACAGTGCTATTCCCCTGGATGGGGTGGCAGTCCTCAATAAGGCGCTGGAGATTTCTAAGCCACTCGTAGCACTGGCACCTGATGAAATATCTTCATGTGTGTGGTTATATCGCTCGGGCCAGCCTGGCCGCTCGAACGACATCGTTACCCTTACACCCGGTGCTTTATATGTCACGGCAAAAAGCATTTGTGAGCGTCATGCGCTTCAGGATGATCAAGGCAATCGGCTAAATGTCACGCTTAGTCGGCTGCGAAAGACTATGGAAAGCCGTTTGTGGAAACTGAGCGGTGGCGACATTATAGAAGTTTCCTCCGTTATGGGTCATACCCCTGGTGTCGCCGATAATCACTATTTGAAAATCAACGATGAGATCAAGGTCGACGGGGCGACATTTGTTGGGGAGGCTTTTCCGGACAAACTACGTGGCATAAACGTTATACCAACCCCACCAGGCGGCTGCAAAGATAGCCTTTACGGTAGTCTGGCACCAAAGGATGGCGTCAATCATTGTTCTGAATTCATCCACTGCCTCGGTTGCCCTAGCTATGCAATTGTAGGCACCTTGGAGGACTTATACCGGCTGTTCAGCTACCAACAATTCTTGTATGCAGAAGTCGAATACTTTCTCACGGACGAGTGGGGCGCATGGCGCAAGCGTCAGTTTGACTATATTCGATTGATAGATGATTTCACCCAGAAGTTTGATCTTGCATTGGTTTCGCAAGCAAGGGCTCAGGCTGAGTCATCTCCGCACTTGTTCTGGGCTAAAAAAATCGAGTTCATGAAGAAAAAATTGGGCGGCGAAATTTGAGCATAAGAACCACGAATGCGGTGTTAAAGGCATATGATGTCCTCATCGCACAGCCAGTTTCAGCGAATGGTCTAAGTCCCGCAGAGCGGGATGCAATCGTGATCAGCGCTATCGTTAATGAAGATGGAGAAACCTTCGTTCTTAGCAGGTTTGGCGATGCACAGTGGGATCTTCGCCCGTTTTTTGATCAGGCCAATATTGCTCATTCTTATAAATTCATCAACTGGGATATGGGCATGCCTCGGGCGCTTATTGATGACTGCAAAGCTGTTGCTTATGCTTGGTTTAAAAGAGGAATGCCTAGATCCAAACCTCCTATCGCACGGGGCATTACTACTTTCGCCGTCGTCAGCGTGATGCCTTTTGTTCGCTGGTTAAACAATCTAGGAGTTTCAAGCTTTGCAGATGTCCGTCCGATCCATGTCAGCAATTACGTTCATCATTGCAAATATGAATTGAAGTTAAGGCCTCTCCCGCTGTATGGGCGATTACGGGTTATTGATTTTCTTTGGGTGTTTTCTGTCGACACGATGTTTCCCATTCAGAGTTATCCTTGGGGTAATTCGACATTGTGGCGGATTTGTGGGGTCGCGAATGTAAAAGGGTTGGGTGCTGCCACTAAAAACGTCGGGCGAACAGATATCATTCCTCATGATGAACAATCTAGGATTTTCAACTATTGCGAAAGCATTGTCCGGGAGATGAAGGCCGAATTGGCAGTCAATGGTATTGGATATCATCCTAGTGATGAACGGATGGCAATTCGTTGCAGAGATGCTGTTCTGTATATAGTTTCAATCACTAGCGGCATGCGCAATGACGAGGCAATTGGAATTGAGGTTGGCGCTTGGCGCAAAGAGTTAAGAAATGGAATTAATTTTTGCTGGGTGACCACAGTCGAGCACAAGACAGGTAAAGGCCAAGTCGAATATCTTGTGCCAGAACTAACGATTGAAGCTTTAAGTCTTTTGGCAAAATATTCAGCACCCATCAGAAAAGAGCTGGATGAAGAGATTAGACAGCTTGCAAGCAATCGGGATTTTTCGTATTCAACTGAACATCTCCTTAGGCTCGAAAAAGCCCGAAAAGACGCGAATAAACTATTTTTGGGACGAAACACACAAGGAGGGAAAGTTCAGGAAAGCCATCATGTTGAGGCTCTCAGCGGGCAAGCATCCAATGCTGCGTTTGACCGTATAGCTAAAGCCGCTGGAAGCGATTGGCCGTTGAGGACGCATCAATGCAGGCGAACATATGCAAGATGCTTTGTAGAATCCCGTATGGGCCGCACTTCATTGATCTACCTCAAATGGCAGTTCAAACACAGCAGCATGAGTATGACCCAACTCTATGCATCCAATCCGCAGCAAGACCTGACTCTCTTTGATGAGATCTTCCAGCAGATGACAGAGTTTAAAATTGACCTGATCGAATCATGGCTCGATGATCAGCCACTGGCAGGGGGCGCTGGCGAAAAGATTGTGGAATTGCGGGCAATTCCAATCAAGGATAGAGCTGCTTTGCTTGCCCAGACCGCCCCACATGCCAACATTCGTGCGACTGGACACGGCTGGTGCATCGCCACAGAGCGGGGCTGCGGAGGTGCTGGTCTATACGAAGCCACACGGTGTCCAGGGTGCAAAAATTCGGTGATCGATGAAGTCTTCGCCAGCACTTGGCAGGACATCTACATTCAACAGCGAGAGCTGATAAAAATTGAGGATGCAGGCCCGGCTGTTAGGCAGCGCGCAGAACGCGACTTGCAGGTTGCACTAGATGTAATTACCAGCCTTGGCCTTTCTCCAGTTGAGGAAATGGAGGAGGCGGCAAATGACTAGACAGGCGGTGGGCCCTGACTCTCCTATTCGCTCCAGGTCGAAGACACTCGCCGCGCTCAACAAGGTCGTCGACGATCTCATTGCTGGTGACGGAAAGCTTTCCATCACATCCGTTGCCCGTGCCGCAGGTGTGACTCCGGGACTCATCCATAACACTTACCCAAGCATAGCGGAAAGGATTCGCAACATCGTTGGCAAGTCGGTGCGAGCCCAGCGAGACTCTAAGCATCAAGCGTTGATGAGCGAGAAAGAAAAGAACAGGGTGCTCCGTGCAGAGAATGATCAGCTTTTAGCGGAGGTAGCTCGGCTGGCTTCGGTTAACCAGCGACTAATATTCGAGATGATTCAGCTGAAGGCGGTTGCCAACGGTAAGGTCACCGCACTCCCTCTGAAACCAGGGCCCAACTAGGCCCTGATGGGGAACCCGCAGAATTCGTAAAAATCGCACGCTAACAGTTCAAGCGTCCCGGCCACGCCTGACTGTAGCTTGTTGACTGGTCAGTCTGTCTCGCGGGTAAAGCGATAGAACAAGTTCGGC
The genomic region above belongs to Pseudomonas sediminis and contains:
- a CDS encoding tyrosine-type recombinase/integrase: MISAIVNEDGETFVLSRFGDAQWDLRPFFDQANIAHSYKFINWDMGMPRALIDDCKAVAYAWFKRGMPRSKPPIARGITTFAVVSVMPFVRWLNNLGVSSFADVRPIHVSNYVHHCKYELKLRPLPLYGRLRVIDFLWVFSVDTMFPIQSYPWGNSTLWRICGVANVKGLGAATKNVGRTDIIPHDEQSRIFNYCESIVREMKAELAVNGIGYHPSDERMAIRCRDAVLYIVSITSGMRNDEAIGIEVGAWRKELRNGINFCWVTTVEHKTGKGQVEYLVPELTIEALSLLAKYSAPIRKELDEEIRQLASNRDFSYSTEHLLRLEKARKDANKLFLGRNTQGGKVQESHHVEALSGQASNAAFDRIAKAAGSDWPLRTHQCRRTYARCFVESRMGRTSLIYLKWQFKHSSMSMTQLYASNPQQDLTLFDEIFQQMTEFKIDLIESWLDDQPLAGGAGEKIVELRAIPIKDRAALLAQTAPHANIRATGHGWCIATERGCGGAGLYEATRCPGCKNSVIDEVFASTWQDIYIQQRELIKIEDAGPAVRQRAERDLQVALDVITSLGLSPVEEMEEAAND
- the abiEi gene encoding type IV toxin-antitoxin system AbiEi family antitoxin; the encoded protein is MTATNAPSRQPIRRLYDGLASMATPERYLFTPVDMRSLVPEISADAYRALLSRASREGKLERICRGLYLYVPVKANLGSLLFHGAARLRADELNYISLETALSDAGVISQVPINWITVMSSGRSNTISCGRFGTIEFVHTKKKPAALAPDLDYDQRCRLWRAKPALALRDMKAAKRNLDLVNWGIADELA
- a CDS encoding TetR family transcriptional regulator translates to MTRQAVGPDSPIRSRSKTLAALNKVVDDLIAGDGKLSITSVARAAGVTPGLIHNTYPSIAERIRNIVGKSVRAQRDSKHQALMSEKEKNRVLRAENDQLLAEVARLASVNQRLIFEMIQLKAVANGKVTALPLKPGPN
- a CDS encoding LexA family protein produces the protein MSSLSILARGERLRERLLTDVATDLRITGFQSPAEDEKEECLSLDRLTGLGAPHIWGVQVLDDSLIGFGIFRGDRLIVNRAASHIDDMLVVVDLGGDGYRVRLAQRDMFGGRWLKAADPIIPDVQLDGEEIIEVWGVVSWVVSRVSP
- a CDS encoding SEC-C metal-binding domain-containing protein → MNIRREMTDVELCINLVPEAGEHYRRALDVMFAYPDYAKTQFRIVVEHLTSMLAKRFQVEIDQVALYDAINQLFASQIIDHSLRSDLHAIRKAGNAVVHSQGTSTPGSVESGSKEAHGAGDLQGAVDARKTLIGIFESVFLLLNRGEKLPAITTVEVGDFTSQQKLWKAVTTLDFEAKMAAGLILEAQSMSPINRSALIIGHSEEVHKNTTVRMAAELYWAAAEISAGLDRFRSSEIHLKGGKEACLFKLANTEALYRYAQLTFDKSEGEESHRLGVKALEIAATRGYPSACALYGDHLRQKGQFEDALVMLEAALSKGELTAYAGLAFLYLEKESSLYSPEKAEQCLKDGIARDCHHSEYLLGRWLYEGKELKEDKARGLKLLEAAAEDGHGLAKNYINFCVEDRLAKMLQQQFLNALPFLGSNADAPKQGRNEPCSCGSGKKYKKCCGT
- a CDS encoding tyrosine-type recombinase/integrase → MRLVFATKDLALAGRSFEGFPLLIGSEGWPVEPAQSFLWHTLIESGEALSDLTWEAYGRRLYDYFAFLEANGLGWDEESPAHGLSALSRYRDWSSGELALDPGTVNNRLALIVRFYRWAKQRNLITVLPFGEKRVRVAQHSGLLSHIALPGAESTKVSVMVRDRKRLTKFLTKDQVKVCLALDTDPSHQILFHLMVRTGLRSCEARSFPLKYVFNPRLKKGLRPRQMISVALDPSDMHIKYDRPRTIDVPWSLMESMWSYSLHQREVRKSNGDGRVTALLLTNEGRHYSKDSVVDVMKSYERKCGFYVRAHMLRHTYGTYTLLALRKSKEFEGEPLLYVRDRLGHSDVQTTMIYLHLINQLEAQSVLAHEDEIDMMFMTDSVSRI